Genomic window (Nymphaea colorata isolate Beijing-Zhang1983 chromosome 1, ASM883128v2, whole genome shotgun sequence):
AATATAACGATGCACAACAGATAAAGTAGCGGAAAGCACAGGTCAAATAGTCAGTGAGAGTTCTGTGATTGTTGTATACACCCAGCAGAAAGGAAGTTCAGCAGCAAGCGCACTTCTACCGTGAGGCATACAAATAAAGCAATATAAGCTGTATCTGTTCATGAAGACATTGGAATTACATGAATCGcccaaaaataatataattccTCGACCTTTGGCTGTTTGGCATGTGATTCATCATCTATTCTTAGGTGAATATACGAGTCCCCTGCATTTACAAAGACCAATTCTTTAACTTGTGACTCTGCTTAGTTTAACCAACCTTGGTGCTGAAATTGTTTGGGGAGTATCTGCATATACCTCTAAAACAAGAGGAGCAAATCCAGGAGCTGATTGAGAACTTAACCTACCTAAGCGTCAACTGTGACCACGATTACTCAATATTACTAGCTTTTATCAGTGTCGATAAAAAAACCTTATACAGAAGCATGCGACAGATGCTAGGGAGGCATAGTAAGAAATCTCATGCACCAAGAAGTAAGAAccacaagttttttaaaatgtatgaCAATAGCAAGATGGAGAATGAGCAACAGTCATCAAATTTGTCAGCAACCAAGAAATTTTATCACGTAATATTGGACCATTTAAAGCATAACAGCCTCAACATGATGAAATCCTCCTATCGAGATCTATACTGTGTCCAATAATTTATCAGAGTGGAACTGAAAGAAGATAACAAAAATATACGAGGTGTAGTTAATAAATTAACAGCATAGTTCCCTTGGAGCAAAACAGATAAATGCAATAGtcaaatttttcaaaccaaaAAGATAACCAAATCGTGTATGGGAGATGAACAAGGAAAGCACGAAACATAGATTCTTCTTTGGATCTCTTCACATTCTGGACAAATGGTGGTTACTGGTAGCATATTATGTTTCAAGTAGATACATGGCTACAAGTCATTTAACTGACTCTAGCTGAAAGTTCAGCTAAAAGGGTCTATTTGGTGCACTATGAAAAATTTGCACAGACGCAACCATATGTAGAATGCTTGCAATACATAATTGCCCTGGACAAAGGTACGGTAGTTTGACCCAAACAAAACATAAGTAAACCCTAGCAATTTCGTAGAAAACCTCCAAAATTAACAAAAGGTTGCaacatcataaaaaaatgtggaaatCAAAATGCTCCATGTCCTTCAATTGAACAAAATCCAGTCCCATTCAAAGCTTACATAATACAAGAATTGAAAGCATGTCAACTAAAAAAGACTCACATGTTAAGATCAAatcaaaaaaaattgtgcatttccaaaaatttaaaaagaagcaCGAGATAAGTGAGCAATGAAATAGCAAGTCAGATCTTCTCGTAATTGTCTATCACGACCACCACTTCCATTTTCAAGTCATATTTAGACTTAGCAACACTAAGGAAATAAAAATGTACACCTCAAAAGACATACAGAGGAACCAGACAACTCCACAAACATGCCAAATAGAGCCATGATTGTTTAGATTTACACTAGGAAAAAATGTGTTCAGAAATTCAATAGGGAGACAGAAAATTACAGATACCATGTAAGAGACTTCAATAATTCCACATCTCAAAACTGTTAAGGAGAAACCATCCTCCAAGTTGCCCATTTCCTCTTCGCAAGCTCCAAGCAATCAGAAAATGACCAACAGAGAGAAAAGCAGAAAGACCAAAAAACATGCATAACCCACCAACCCCCGATGCTCATCTCCATAAGAAGCCAACTCCACCAGGAGAACCGTACAAACTCTTGTTGACCAGATGACGAACACCGCAGCCATAACGTAAATGGCAACTCCCCTCTGTGGGACGAACAAAGAAAGGGCCGAGAACATGACCATGGGAAACATACAGTAACCCACCAAACTCAAACAACGATAGAGATCCAAAGTGCCATTTCGTCCAGCCAACATATTGAAGACTACATATATGAACAACGCGGCGACGGTAACCCATCCAAGAATTATACCGAAATGCAACTTGCCGGCAAGCAATTGGAACAGCCCGAAAGCCATGAGGAAGATGAAGGGGCCGGACAAATCAGCGTCCTCGTGCAGATTCGGATTCACTCGGAAAGGATTGAGGATCGACAAGGACTTCTTCCAGATCAGGCGAGTGTTGATCCCCAGCTCCTCGAGGAGCGGAAGCTCGTCCTCGAACGAACCCCCAATCCCGTACCCGCCAAAGATCGGCGGCGAGAAAGCAGTGGAAGAGGTCGAGGCAGAAGTCGCTCCGATGTCGAACTTCATGAACTGGAGGTTAGGGTTGGGGTTCGTTTGAGGCGTTGGAATCACCGGCTGGAACGGAGGCGCCTTCGTGGGCAGCCGACGTTGCTGGGACCCGGCGGTGCTGCCAGTCGGGAACACCACAGGAGGGATATTGAATTCCTTGGACGACATGATACAGAAACAGATGCGTGATCTACAGTTTCAGGGGATTCGAATTCCTCTTTCGCGGCAAACTGGGTACTGCTTTCGATCCCTCTTCTCTTCCGAGGTCAGAATCAAGATTGACGGCAGAGCCCACCGGCCTCCTTTGTTTCGTCCGACGGAAGATCGAACAGAGGAAAGTTGGTCCTTCTTGGCTTCCCCAAGATCAAAGAGAATTAGGGCCTTCACACCTTCCACTATGTAGAGGATCAGAGAGTGCGCCTTTTCCTTCCTTCGGACAAAAGATCAGAAGAAAGATGAGCACTCGAGATCCCTTCACGCCgggaagatgaaaatgaaagcaggaTTCAAACAGAGATCTGAAAACGAAGAGGAATTAGGGTTCCATTTGGcaccttttcttctccttttccctcCTTTGCTCTACGCGGCCTTCCTGCTACCACCGTGTTTGGGGAACGTCGAAAAGCATGATTTGTCGTGTTAAACGAAACGCGAGGCTCGGGTACGGACCGGATTATTGTGGACCCGGAATTCGATGAGCCgatctgattttcaaaatcgaAATAAAGGAAACGGGAGACTTACTTAACGAGCAAGGACTAGGAGAGAGCTGTTCAAGAAGAAATTATGGTTTAGATTTTAAAGAAAGATGGAGTCCGCAACAATGTTATTGGAATGTCCTTTCAGTTGAATGAATTTCAGAAAGATTCAAGAAATCAGCCGAATTCAATTAGAATGGGGATTGTTTTTTAATCTGATAAagctaaaaaaatttcttttcaattgaaatctcaaagaaaaaattttaaactataagaaatttactaaaaatttctaaaagtaacaaaattcCACAACCATGTGCCGCATGTCTCCATTAAATAGGATGGTGTGTAGAAGGATTTAGAATCAAAACTGTCCTGATTCAGAAATTCGAATGGGCAAATTCAGGCTGATTCGTGTTGAATCGAGCCAAGCCCAGCTTTATTATTAGCCGATTATGCATCTGGTTCGTGTGACCAGAAGGTCTGTTCTTGGATCACTACTTTAAATTTGGCATGTTCGAATTTACTGGGAGTTGGGCCATATTCAAGATTGGCAGAATTAGAATATCATGTACTTTCTCATCCTACAAGGTTGATAATATGTGCATGGACACATACACGTTGCCGCAGATTCACACGCAAAATCATACTAGGAATCGTAGTatgaacaacaagaacaagcaACAATGACGAAACAGACATCAGTTGTCCTAATTTCCCATCTGCAGGGAAGAACAGATGCAGCTAAGCCACTGAACTGGTCATCTTCACTTTGATACGAGAAGCTTTTCCATTAGGAGCAACGGGTACGTGGAGATTCTATTGGGATAGAACAAAGAAAGGGATATGCCTAAGCTTCTTTCGAGTGCAGACGCTGAGTATTTTGCTTCAAAGAGGAAGAGATTACTTAGAAATgccattgttttccttttccatagTCTGGTCAACAAAATATTGCTAATATCTACATATGAGGACAGTTACAATACTCGGTTCGAGTACTTAAACAAGTACCTTCTCTTGTTACTACACAGGGAAGAGCACAGCAGGGCCTTGGAGCTCACCAAATTCTATAGTTTAATGGGAGGAGTCAGTCTTCTAAGTGATTGAGTCAAGTAATGTAGATGCGCCCTTACATATATTGGAAACATCCAAAACTAGATTGGACGCACAACTCATCGTAAGAAATATAAGTTCAGTTTAGAGAGTTCACATTTTGTGGAGGCAGGCTGACGGCTGCCATGACAACTGAAGACAATAGGTTTTAGTTCTTCAGCTCTACACCGAGGCAGCAGCCAGCAAGAATATAAGCTGTGTAGAAAAGTGTAAACAAACAGACAGAGAACAGTATCTTGAAGACCAATTTCCAGAGGCCCAAACAGCATGAGTTAGAGCAAAGCAGATCCACCAGTGTCGGTTGAAAGACCCCAAATTCTAAAAGAAACCCTAGCAGACTGTGGtgcatgaaaatcaaactatgCTCTCGCCAGCCATCAATACTTAGCTCATCCGCTTCTGCTCTCACCTCACAGCCCAACTCTTCTGCTCTGATTTTGACACGCCTAACTACCAGCAGTGAAGCTAGAAGACTGAACTACGCTGTAGCTCAAATATGGCGGCAAATAGAGGCAGAGATGACAGAAAAGGaggaattcttttttttttttcattttttcccagATGGTGACTGACCTGAAAAGGCCAGGAGGGAACAATGAGCAAATGGAGAGTGAACACTAGCACACAGAACAAAAACCAGCTTCAGCTGTTCATCCAACTCTACCTCTTTTTTGTGCAATTATACAAACAAAAACCAGCTTGACATAAAGTATCTCAGTTGCCAATGTCAGGAAGCAGGCACAATTTCTTGGCGAAAATGGTACAGTTCTAACTAGTTCTTAAGGCCTCCCTACAGCTACAGAAGCCATGACTACTGCAGGCAGAGCAAGAAATCGTGAACTACGGCACCTAAGTTTCTTGCAACGAACTCATACAGGCGATACACagattatatcaaaattttgaaattccagaaagaagaaaaccaagACAGACTTTCCAGCTTAGAAGAACGCAGTGTAGCATTCTCAAACTAGACGAGCTAACGAACTGCAAATAATCAATAATTATTCAATTATATATAGTTACAGGAGGTATCTTGAATTTGGAACCCTCAAGAAACGGTATAGAATCTGGGTGTTCAACCAAATCCTTGTAGAAGATGTATTCTGCCTCGTAGTCATGCAAATGAAGCTCAGCTTTCTGGTTGGTATGGTAGTGATGCTTCGCGTCTGCTGACTTACCAAAACCAAAAACACTAACCTTATCGCACAAACCCACAGCAAGCATGATTGCCTGCATTCCCGATGAATAATGGAACATGCTGCCATCATGGGCAGCGCCCCATTCTTCCACAGATTTCCCTGTGAGTTCAACGAACCGCTTCAAGGAGTAGTACTTGACTATTCGCGCACACAGTATGTCGAAACGAG
Coding sequences:
- the LOC116254040 gene encoding uncharacterized protein LOC116254040, producing the protein MSSKEFNIPPVVFPTGSTAGSQQRRLPTKAPPFQPVIPTPQTNPNPNLQFMKFDIGATSASTSSTAFSPPIFGGYGIGGSFEDELPLLEELGINTRLIWKKSLSILNPFRVNPNLHEDADLSGPFIFLMAFGLFQLLAGKLHFGIILGWVTVAALFIYVVFNMLAGRNGTLDLYRCLSLVGYCMFPMVMFSALSLFVPQRGVAIYVMAAVFVIWSTRVCTVLLVELASYGDEHRGLVGYACFLVFLLFSLLVIF